Below is a genomic region from Vitis riparia cultivar Riparia Gloire de Montpellier isolate 1030 chromosome 5, EGFV_Vit.rip_1.0, whole genome shotgun sequence.
CGAGATTCACCCAAGATTTGGAAAGTTTCCTAATTCCAAATGTTCCTCTGCTTAAGAACATAGGCTTCGACCCACCAAATTAGCAACTatagtatatatatgtatgcataCATAGCCAACTGCCTTTCACTCACGCAAGTCCCATAGTCTCTCCCTCTTTTCCTATTCCAGTGTAGCCATGGCCAACCTTTTCAAATCTCTGCAACTTTTATgccttttgttttctctgttaaTGTCCCTTTCCCATGCGCAATCCTGCACCAGTGGCAACTTTCCCAACAACCAGATCTTTAGTTCATGCTATGATCTTCCAGTTCTGGACTCTTCCATTCACTGGAACTATGACCCCTCTTCCCAGTTGGTCCAATTGGCTTATAGGAAAACTGGAGTGGTTCCTTCCACATGGATTTCCTGGGCCATCAATCCTACTACCAGGGGCATGGTTGGATCCCAGGCGCTTGTTGCTTTCCAGGGAACTGATGGGAGCATGACCGTTTACACCTCTCCAATAACAAGCTACCAAACTCAGCTGCAACAAGGCAGTTTGAGTTTCCCGGTCTTTGATCTTTCTGCTATGCAGGAAAACTGCGATATGATTATATTTGCTACCATACAGCTTCCTGGGAACACCACAATGGTGAACCACGTCTGGCAAGAAGGCCCGGTCTATAGGAATGTTCCTGGGATTCATGCGTTGTCTGGAGCTAACATGCAATCCTTTGGAAGCATTGATTTTCTTTCGAGGAAGACTGCAGCCACTAGAGGATCAGGAAAGTCATGGGATATGAAAACTGTAAGTGATTCAATTTATCTTCTGTGATTAACTGTTGCTTAATGCCTACATTGGagtttgaatattttcttgACTCTGGATTTTCAGGTTGATGTCCTGGTGAATACAATCAGTTGGGGTACTCTAATGCCTATTGGAGTCATCATAGCAAGGTACCTAAAAGCATCCAACACAGGTCCAGCTTGGTTCTACCTCCATGTTTTCTGCCAGTGCACTGCCT
It encodes:
- the LOC117914783 gene encoding cytochrome b561 and DOMON domain-containing protein At5g47530-like, translating into MANLFKSLQLLCLLFSLLMSLSHAQSCTSGNFPNNQIFSSCYDLPVLDSSIHWNYDPSSQLVQLAYRKTGVVPSTWISWAINPTTRGMVGSQALVAFQGTDGSMTVYTSPITSYQTQLQQGSLSFPVFDLSAMQENCDMIIFATIQLPGNTTMVNHVWQEGPVYRNVPGIHALSGANMQSFGSIDFLSRKTAATRGSGKSWDMKTVDVLVNTISWGTLMPIGVIIARYLKASNTGPAWFYLHVFCQCTAYAAGVFGRATDLILDYRSLGIQHTIHRYIDIALFVSATLQVLALFLRPKEEHKLRQIWNTYHHLIGYGTIILGVFNVFKGFDILKPQKKWKIIYILVISGLGIISVGLEFIMTYVKSKKAVVHSQAPPNPQEEEA